From a region of the Rathayibacter sp. VKM Ac-2804 genome:
- a CDS encoding molybdopterin molybdotransferase MoeA, with amino-acid sequence MSETDWDGARARIAEATAPGPLETVPLREAEGCVTAGALLAPRPLPHYDSSAMDGWAIRGASPWRLGPGSAEPIVTGGVVPEWCEAVLPSERGLVAGEVLSSEQPLPLGRHIRSAGDEAPAGTALVDSGVRLRPAHLALLAIAGFDELVVRRPAAVDLLFTGDEVDTAGMPGTGRVRDAFTPLLPPLVARCGGAIGSVARLGDDDEAVARALLATTAPLRVTTGGTGRSRADAVRRALGLAGATVLVDGVAMRPGHPTLIAVLPDGAVVLALPGNPLAAFLAALSFLPPALDAASRAGASALRRGVLGEPLGRAGSTVLVPVVEADGVWRAVHGIRSHMLSGLTVAEAVAVVPSGGSGAGETVRLLALPW; translated from the coding sequence ATGAGCGAGACCGACTGGGACGGCGCCCGCGCGCGGATCGCGGAGGCGACCGCTCCGGGGCCGCTCGAGACCGTGCCGCTGCGCGAGGCGGAGGGCTGCGTCACGGCGGGCGCCCTGCTCGCGCCGCGGCCGCTCCCCCACTACGACTCCTCCGCGATGGACGGCTGGGCGATCCGCGGCGCGTCGCCGTGGCGGCTCGGACCGGGCAGCGCCGAGCCGATCGTGACCGGCGGGGTCGTGCCGGAGTGGTGCGAGGCCGTCCTGCCGAGCGAGCGCGGCCTGGTGGCCGGCGAGGTGCTCTCCTCGGAGCAGCCGCTGCCGCTCGGACGGCACATCCGCAGCGCGGGCGACGAGGCTCCGGCGGGCACCGCGCTCGTCGACTCCGGGGTGCGGCTGCGGCCGGCGCATCTCGCACTGCTGGCGATCGCGGGCTTCGACGAGCTCGTCGTGCGCCGGCCGGCAGCGGTCGACCTGCTCTTCACCGGCGACGAGGTCGACACCGCGGGGATGCCCGGGACCGGCCGCGTCCGGGACGCGTTCACGCCGCTGCTGCCGCCGCTGGTCGCGCGCTGCGGAGGTGCGATCGGCTCCGTCGCCCGGCTCGGCGACGACGACGAGGCGGTCGCCCGCGCGCTGCTCGCGACGACGGCTCCGCTGCGGGTCACGACGGGCGGGACCGGGCGCTCGCGTGCCGACGCGGTGCGGCGAGCTCTGGGGCTCGCGGGAGCGACCGTCCTGGTCGACGGGGTCGCGATGCGGCCGGGGCATCCGACGCTGATCGCGGTGCTGCCCGACGGGGCGGTCGTGCTGGCGCTGCCCGGGAATCCGCTCGCGGCGTTCCTGGCGGCGCTGTCGTTCCTGCCGCCGGCACTGGATGCGGCGAGCCGGGCCGGTGCGTCCGCGCTGCGGCGGGGTGTGCTCGGCGAGCCGCTCGGGCGGGCCGGGTCGACCGTGCTCGTGCCGGTGGTCGAGGCGGACGGCGTCTGGCGGGCGGTGCACGGGATCCGCTCGCACATGCTCTCGGGGCTGACGGTGGCGGAGGCGGTCGCGGTCGTCCCGTCGGGCGGCAGCGGGGCGGGTGAGACGGTGCGGCTGCTGGCGCTGCCGTGGTGA
- a CDS encoding FdhF/YdeP family oxidoreductase yields the protein MVDDAEAREKPIDESAVTVGAPKRRAVGIPGVAHALQISLKQMGPLRSAETLLRVNQKTGFDCPGCAWPESDKRHVAEFCENGAKAVAEEATLRTVTSAFFAAHSLIELEGWDDYQLGQQGRLTEPMLLDEGATHYRPVGWDEALDVVADELRACADPDEAIFYTSGRTSNEAAFVYQLLVRGFGTNNLPDCSNMCHESSGSALTETIGIGKGTVSLRDVERAPLLIVAGQNPGTNHPRMLTALERAKRAGSTIVAINPLPEAGLLRFENPQTVRGMIGGGTALADHFLQVRLGGDQALFQGFGKALLDAEEARGGVFDRAFIAESTDGLDGYLDEIRGTEWSEIERASGIDEARIRAIAELIAASEGTIVCWAMGLTQHAHSVATLKDVVNVLLLTGSIGKPGAGVCPVRGHSNVQGDRTMGIFERMPDSFHDALDREFSFTSPREHGTDTVAAIRAMRDGKARVFMGLGGNFARATPDTGVTEAAMRSLALTVHVSTKLNRSHVVTGRRALILPTLGRTDSDKRATGEQRVTVEDSMSAVHASRGRLAPPSTVLQSEVAILTGIAERLLADRPNTPVVDWAALREDYRLIRRHIAAVVPGFEDFERRVNEPGGFVLPNPPRDERRFATATGLARFTANPLQYPKVPEGRLLLQTLRSHDQFNTTIYGKDDRYRGVHGGRRVVFVHADDIAEQGLADGAMVDLVSEWEDGLERRAPSFRVIAYDTPRGCIAAYYPETNVLVPLDSTAAVSGTPTSKSVVVRLEPAA from the coding sequence ATGGTCGATGACGCCGAAGCCCGCGAGAAGCCGATCGACGAGAGCGCCGTCACGGTCGGCGCCCCGAAGCGGCGGGCGGTCGGCATCCCCGGCGTCGCGCACGCGCTGCAGATCTCGCTCAAGCAGATGGGTCCGCTGCGCAGCGCCGAGACGCTCCTCCGCGTCAACCAGAAGACCGGCTTCGACTGCCCCGGCTGCGCCTGGCCCGAGTCCGACAAGCGGCACGTCGCCGAGTTCTGCGAGAACGGCGCGAAGGCGGTCGCCGAGGAGGCGACGCTGCGCACCGTCACGTCCGCCTTCTTCGCCGCGCACTCGCTGATCGAGCTCGAGGGCTGGGACGACTACCAGCTCGGCCAGCAGGGCCGCCTCACTGAGCCGATGCTCCTCGACGAGGGTGCCACGCACTACCGGCCGGTCGGCTGGGACGAGGCCCTCGACGTCGTGGCGGACGAGCTGCGCGCCTGCGCCGATCCGGACGAGGCGATCTTCTACACCTCCGGCCGCACCTCCAACGAGGCCGCGTTCGTCTACCAGCTGCTGGTGCGCGGCTTCGGCACCAACAACCTGCCCGACTGCTCCAACATGTGCCACGAGTCCAGCGGCTCGGCCCTGACCGAGACGATCGGCATCGGCAAGGGCACGGTCAGCCTCCGCGACGTCGAGCGCGCGCCGCTGCTGATCGTCGCCGGCCAGAACCCCGGCACCAACCACCCGCGGATGCTCACCGCGCTCGAGCGGGCGAAGCGCGCGGGAAGCACCATCGTCGCGATCAACCCGTTGCCCGAGGCGGGGCTGCTGCGCTTCGAGAACCCGCAGACCGTCCGCGGCATGATCGGCGGCGGCACGGCCCTCGCCGACCACTTCCTCCAGGTGCGGCTCGGCGGCGACCAGGCGCTCTTCCAGGGCTTCGGCAAGGCGCTCCTCGACGCGGAGGAGGCGCGCGGCGGCGTCTTCGACCGCGCCTTCATCGCCGAGAGCACCGACGGCCTCGACGGCTACCTCGACGAGATCCGCGGCACCGAGTGGTCTGAGATCGAGCGGGCGAGCGGGATCGACGAGGCGCGGATCCGCGCGATCGCCGAGCTGATCGCCGCGAGCGAGGGCACGATCGTCTGCTGGGCGATGGGGCTCACCCAGCACGCGCACTCCGTCGCGACGCTCAAGGACGTCGTCAACGTCCTGCTGCTGACCGGCAGCATCGGCAAGCCGGGCGCGGGCGTCTGCCCGGTCCGCGGCCACTCGAACGTGCAGGGCGACCGCACGATGGGCATCTTCGAGCGGATGCCCGACTCCTTCCACGACGCCCTCGACCGCGAGTTCTCCTTCACCTCGCCGCGCGAGCACGGCACCGACACGGTCGCCGCGATCCGCGCGATGCGCGACGGGAAGGCCCGCGTCTTCATGGGCCTCGGCGGCAACTTCGCCCGGGCGACTCCGGACACCGGCGTCACCGAGGCCGCGATGCGCTCGCTCGCGCTCACGGTGCACGTCTCGACCAAGCTCAACCGCTCGCACGTCGTCACCGGCCGGCGCGCGCTGATCCTGCCGACCCTGGGCCGGACCGACTCGGACAAGCGCGCGACGGGGGAGCAGCGGGTGACGGTCGAGGACTCGATGAGCGCCGTGCACGCCTCCCGCGGGCGGCTCGCCCCGCCGAGCACGGTCCTGCAGTCCGAGGTGGCGATCCTCACCGGGATCGCGGAGCGCCTGCTCGCCGACCGGCCGAACACCCCGGTCGTCGACTGGGCGGCGCTGCGCGAGGACTACCGCCTCATCCGCCGGCACATCGCCGCGGTCGTCCCCGGCTTCGAGGACTTCGAGCGCCGCGTCAACGAGCCCGGCGGCTTCGTCCTGCCGAACCCGCCGCGCGACGAGCGCCGCTTCGCCACCGCGACCGGCCTCGCCCGCTTCACCGCGAATCCGCTGCAGTACCCGAAGGTGCCCGAGGGGCGCCTGCTGCTGCAGACGCTGCGCTCGCACGACCAGTTCAACACCACCATCTACGGCAAGGACGACCGCTACCGCGGGGTGCACGGCGGGCGCCGCGTCGTCTTCGTGCACGCCGACGACATCGCCGAGCAGGGCCTCGCCGACGGTGCGATGGTCGACCTGGTCTCGGAGTGGGAGGACGGCCTCGAGCGCCGGGCCCCGTCGTTCCGCGTGATCGCCTACGACACCCCGCGCGGCTGCATCGCGGCCTACTACCCCGAGACGAACGTGCTGGTGCCGCTCGACTCCACCGCGGCCGTCAGCGGCACCCCGACCTCCAAGTCCGTCGTCGTCCGCCTGGAGCCGGCCGCCTGA
- the fdhD gene encoding formate dehydrogenase accessory sulfurtransferase FdhD, with translation MSRAIARTRLIAVRAGEPTRRREDVLAVEEPLEIRVGGRRFSVTMRTPGEDFDLVAGFLVSEGVLTSTDQLAAMRYCASGAGPGENTYNVIDASVRGGRAEILLDRERSVYTSSSCGVCGLASLEAVATESAWSVAEDPLRVSTELLVSLPDRLREAQAVFERTGGLHAAGLFDADGTPLVLREDVGRHNAVDKVVGWGLREGRLPLRGTLLQVSGRASFELVQKAVMAGVPLLAAVGAPSSLAVDLARDSGLTLIGFSRGGGFNVYAGDARLAD, from the coding sequence ATGAGCCGTGCCATCGCCCGGACCCGTCTGATCGCGGTCCGCGCCGGGGAGCCGACCCGCCGCCGCGAGGACGTGCTCGCCGTCGAGGAGCCGCTGGAGATCCGGGTGGGCGGCCGGCGGTTCAGCGTCACCATGCGCACGCCCGGGGAGGACTTCGACCTGGTCGCCGGGTTCCTGGTGTCGGAGGGGGTGCTCACCTCGACCGATCAGCTCGCGGCCATGCGCTATTGCGCGAGCGGCGCGGGGCCGGGCGAGAACACCTACAACGTGATCGACGCGAGCGTCCGCGGGGGCCGCGCGGAGATCCTGCTCGACCGCGAGCGCTCGGTGTACACGTCGAGCTCGTGCGGCGTGTGCGGGCTGGCGTCGCTCGAGGCGGTCGCGACGGAGTCGGCGTGGAGCGTGGCGGAGGATCCGCTGCGGGTGTCGACCGAGCTGCTCGTGTCGCTGCCGGACCGGCTGCGGGAGGCGCAGGCCGTGTTCGAGCGCACCGGCGGCCTGCACGCGGCCGGGCTGTTCGACGCGGACGGAACGCCGCTGGTGCTGCGCGAGGACGTGGGGCGGCACAACGCGGTCGACAAGGTCGTCGGCTGGGGGCTGCGCGAGGGGCGGCTGCCGCTGCGGGGCACCCTGCTGCAGGTGTCGGGCCGCGCCTCGTTCGAGCTCGTGCAGAAGGCCGTGATGGCGGGCGTCCCCCTCCTCGCGGCGGTCGGCGCCCCGTCCTCCCTCGCCGTCGACCTCGCCCGCGACTCGGGCCTCACCCTCATCGGCTTCAGCCGCGGCGGGGGCTTCAACGTCTACGCGGGCGACGCCCGCCTCGCGGACTGA
- a CDS encoding acetate kinase, which translates to MSVVLVVNSGSSSFKYQLIEMTTEETLASGLVERIGEETGRTKHSHDGDTVEFETPIPDHTAGFDAMIRAFAEHGPSLDEFPPIAVGHRVVHGGKRFYEPTVVTDLVKINIEDLSDLAPLHNPANLEGIEAAQKAFPDVPHVAVFDTAFHHTIPAAASTYAIPAELADKHRIRRYGFHGTSHKFVSEAAAAFLGRRRSDLKTIVLHLGNGASACAIDGGASVETSMGMTPLEGLVMGTRSGDLDPAVVFHLARKAGLSTDELDTVLNRRSGLLGLSGRGDMRDVQDAAEAGDETATAALEVYYHRLRHYVGAYYAQLGRVDAIVFTAGVGENVPAVRAGALRGLEGLGIELDPERNTARDRGPRRISTDDSRVAVLVIPTNEELEIARQSLSVV; encoded by the coding sequence GTGTCCGTCGTCCTCGTCGTCAACAGCGGCTCGTCGTCCTTCAAGTACCAGCTCATCGAGATGACGACGGAGGAGACGCTCGCCAGCGGCCTCGTCGAGCGGATCGGCGAGGAGACCGGCCGCACCAAGCACAGCCACGACGGCGACACGGTCGAGTTCGAGACCCCGATCCCGGACCACACGGCCGGCTTCGACGCGATGATCCGCGCCTTCGCCGAGCACGGCCCGAGCCTCGACGAGTTCCCGCCGATCGCCGTCGGCCACCGCGTCGTGCACGGCGGCAAGCGCTTCTACGAGCCGACCGTCGTCACCGACCTCGTGAAGATCAACATCGAGGACCTCAGCGACCTCGCCCCGCTGCACAACCCGGCCAACCTCGAGGGCATCGAGGCCGCGCAGAAGGCCTTCCCGGACGTCCCGCACGTCGCGGTCTTCGACACGGCCTTCCACCACACGATCCCCGCCGCGGCGTCCACCTACGCCATCCCCGCCGAGCTCGCCGACAAGCACCGCATCCGCCGCTACGGCTTCCACGGCACCTCGCACAAGTTCGTCTCCGAGGCGGCCGCCGCGTTCCTCGGCCGCCGCCGCTCCGACCTCAAGACGATCGTCCTGCACCTCGGCAACGGCGCCTCCGCGTGCGCGATCGACGGCGGCGCCTCCGTCGAGACCTCGATGGGCATGACGCCGCTCGAGGGCCTCGTGATGGGCACCCGCTCCGGCGACCTGGACCCCGCCGTCGTCTTCCACCTCGCCCGCAAGGCCGGCCTCTCCACCGACGAGCTCGACACCGTCCTCAACCGCCGCAGCGGACTCCTCGGTCTCTCCGGCCGCGGCGACATGCGCGACGTGCAGGACGCCGCCGAGGCCGGCGACGAGACCGCGACGGCCGCCCTCGAGGTCTACTACCACCGCCTCCGCCACTACGTCGGCGCCTACTACGCCCAGCTCGGCCGCGTCGACGCGATCGTCTTCACCGCCGGAGTCGGAGAGAACGTCCCGGCCGTCCGCGCCGGCGCCCTCCGCGGCCTCGAGGGCCTCGGCATCGAGCTCGACCCCGAGCGCAACACCGCCCGCGACCGCGGCCCCCGCCGCATCTCCACCGACGACTCCCGCGTCGCCGTCCTCGTCATCCCCACCAACGAGGAGCTCGAGATCGCCCGGCAGTCCTTGTCGGTCGTCTAG
- the pta gene encoding phosphate acetyltransferase encodes MVQSIYISSAEGHSGKSTVALGVLDLLSSQVQRVGVFRPIARSTSERDYVLEMLLGHSDSGLAYDDCIGVTYEDVHADGEAALSRIVERHKAVEAQCDTVVILGSDYTDVGSPTELGYNARIAANLGAPVLLVLTGRDPSRSEQLGQAPARTPDEMRQITELAAVELRTAHASLIGVVANRADPGTSEQAVAAIREALPAGAPVWAIHEDPSLVAPSVSRIIDAVDGVFVAGDPELLGREALGVVVAGMSMVNVLPRLMEGGVVIVPGDRPEVVLAVIMAHASGNFPTVSAIILNGGFELQEPIVRLIEGVDNRLPIVMTELGTYDTAVRVTAARGRLAADSPRKRDTSLALFAEAIDPVELLTLLDVGRSEVVTPLMFEYGLIERARIADRHIVLPEGGDDRILRAAATVLKRGIARLTILGEEVEVRSRAASLGLDIDGARVLSVLDPEHRNRFAEEYARIRAHKGITFDHAYDTVTDVSYFGTMMVQLGLADGMVSGAAHTTAHTIRPGFEIIKTSPGVSVVSSVFLMALADRVLVYGDCAVNPDPTEAQLADIAISSAETAQQFGIDPRIAMLSYSTGESGAGADVEKVRAATALVRERRPDLLVEGPIQYDAAADAAVAASKMPGSQVAGRATVFIFPDLNTGNNTYKAVQRSAGAVAIGPVLQGLRKPVNDLSRGALVQDIVNTVAITAIQAATQAIVPPTSAIPVVR; translated from the coding sequence ATGGTTCAGAGCATCTACATCTCGTCCGCCGAAGGTCATTCGGGCAAGTCCACGGTCGCCCTCGGCGTCCTCGACCTGCTCAGCAGCCAGGTGCAGCGGGTCGGCGTCTTCCGCCCGATCGCCCGCTCCACCTCCGAGCGCGACTACGTGCTCGAGATGCTGCTGGGCCACTCCGACTCGGGTCTCGCCTACGACGACTGCATCGGCGTCACGTACGAGGACGTCCACGCCGACGGCGAGGCCGCCCTCTCCCGCATCGTCGAGCGCCACAAGGCCGTCGAGGCGCAGTGCGACACGGTCGTGATCCTCGGCTCGGACTACACCGACGTCGGCAGCCCGACGGAGCTCGGCTACAACGCCCGCATCGCCGCCAACCTCGGCGCCCCCGTCCTCCTCGTCCTCACCGGCCGCGACCCGTCGCGGAGCGAGCAGCTCGGCCAGGCCCCCGCCCGCACGCCCGACGAGATGCGGCAGATCACCGAGCTCGCCGCCGTCGAGCTGCGCACCGCGCACGCGAGCCTCATCGGCGTCGTCGCGAACCGCGCCGACCCGGGCACCTCGGAGCAGGCCGTCGCCGCGATCCGCGAGGCCCTCCCCGCCGGCGCCCCGGTCTGGGCGATCCACGAGGACCCGTCCCTCGTCGCCCCGAGCGTCTCCCGCATCATCGACGCCGTCGACGGCGTCTTCGTCGCGGGCGACCCGGAGCTGCTCGGCCGCGAGGCCCTCGGCGTGGTCGTCGCGGGCATGTCGATGGTCAACGTCCTGCCGCGCCTGATGGAGGGCGGTGTCGTCATCGTCCCCGGCGACCGCCCCGAGGTCGTGCTCGCCGTGATCATGGCGCACGCCTCCGGCAACTTCCCGACGGTCTCCGCGATCATCCTCAACGGCGGCTTCGAGCTGCAGGAGCCGATCGTCCGCCTGATCGAGGGCGTCGACAACCGCCTGCCGATCGTGATGACCGAGCTCGGCACCTACGACACCGCGGTGCGCGTCACCGCCGCGCGCGGTCGCCTCGCCGCCGACTCGCCGCGTAAGCGCGACACCTCCCTCGCCCTGTTCGCCGAGGCGATCGACCCGGTCGAGCTGCTCACCCTCCTCGACGTCGGCCGCTCCGAGGTCGTCACGCCGCTGATGTTCGAGTACGGCCTGATCGAGCGCGCCCGCATCGCCGACCGGCACATCGTGCTGCCCGAGGGCGGCGACGACCGCATCCTCCGCGCCGCCGCGACCGTGCTCAAGCGCGGCATCGCCCGCCTGACGATCCTCGGCGAGGAGGTCGAGGTGCGCTCCCGCGCGGCGAGCCTCGGCCTGGACATCGACGGCGCCCGCGTCCTCAGCGTCCTCGACCCGGAGCACCGCAACCGCTTCGCCGAGGAGTACGCCCGCATCCGCGCGCACAAGGGCATCACCTTCGACCACGCCTACGACACCGTCACCGACGTCTCCTACTTCGGCACGATGATGGTGCAGCTCGGCCTCGCCGACGGCATGGTCTCGGGCGCCGCGCACACCACCGCGCACACGATCCGCCCCGGCTTCGAGATCATCAAGACCAGCCCCGGCGTCTCCGTCGTCTCGAGCGTGTTCCTGATGGCGCTCGCCGACCGCGTCCTCGTCTACGGCGACTGCGCCGTGAACCCCGACCCGACCGAGGCGCAGCTGGCCGACATCGCCATCTCCTCCGCCGAGACGGCGCAGCAGTTCGGCATCGACCCGCGGATCGCGATGCTCTCCTACTCCACCGGCGAGAGCGGAGCGGGCGCCGACGTCGAGAAGGTCCGCGCGGCGACCGCCCTGGTGCGCGAGCGCCGCCCCGACCTGCTCGTCGAGGGCCCGATCCAGTACGACGCCGCCGCGGACGCGGCCGTCGCCGCCTCGAAGATGCCCGGCTCGCAGGTCGCCGGTCGCGCGACGGTGTTCATCTTCCCGGACCTCAACACGGGCAACAACACCTACAAGGCCGTGCAGCGCTCGGCCGGTGCCGTGGCGATCGGGCCGGTCCTGCAGGGCCTGCGGAAGCCCGTCAACGACCTCTCCCGCGGCGCGCTCGTGCAGGACATCGTCAACACCGTCGCGATCACCGCGATCCAGGCGGCGACCCAGGCCATCGTCCCGCCGACCTCCGCCATCCCCGTCGTGCGCTGA
- a CDS encoding XRE family transcriptional regulator produces MTEMNSRVLGLRIRETRSRRGMSQDELGAAVGLERSVVSKIEAGVRRVTALELSDIAAALGARMSEFFEDAAPAVVAHRSSRGLDTVDSNIDGLLSGLVRDVEFVAGLNAAKLPRAVDDTGARPRWTPPTTGREAEALAVRARELLALPEDAPARDLSELVSKAGLLAFSSDIGADTADAGSVQYTLGGIAIVNSHMKVGRRRLALAHELGHHLTAAAYVVDWRVSEHGLDSVPLESKLDRFARAVLLPEQALLREWPTLVETSGARSAAILTASRYRVDFASLASRLRELDLVSQDDDAVVRQCKPIAADYIELDLHAPPEELTGTSVPRQFSKAVLDLVRTERISRERGLDLLRRTLAEDDLPEVRPRRADEIWSFVS; encoded by the coding sequence ATGACGGAGATGAACTCCCGCGTCCTCGGCTTGCGCATCCGCGAGACCCGGTCACGCCGCGGGATGAGCCAGGACGAGCTCGGCGCAGCGGTCGGCCTGGAGCGCTCCGTCGTGAGCAAGATCGAGGCCGGGGTCAGAAGGGTGACAGCCCTGGAGCTGTCCGATATCGCGGCAGCCCTCGGAGCGCGGATGTCGGAGTTCTTCGAGGACGCCGCTCCGGCGGTCGTCGCTCACCGATCGAGCCGAGGGCTCGACACCGTGGACTCGAACATCGATGGGCTCCTGTCCGGACTCGTGCGGGACGTCGAGTTCGTCGCGGGACTGAACGCCGCGAAGCTGCCTCGAGCGGTCGACGACACCGGTGCGCGTCCGCGGTGGACGCCACCCACCACCGGCCGCGAGGCGGAAGCACTCGCGGTCCGCGCTCGGGAGCTTCTCGCGCTTCCCGAGGACGCCCCGGCTCGCGATCTGAGCGAGCTCGTCAGCAAGGCCGGGCTGCTCGCCTTCTCCTCCGACATCGGGGCCGACACCGCCGACGCCGGGTCCGTGCAGTACACGCTCGGCGGGATCGCCATCGTGAACAGCCACATGAAGGTCGGGCGCCGGCGGTTGGCGCTGGCGCACGAGCTGGGACACCATCTCACCGCCGCCGCGTACGTCGTCGACTGGCGCGTCAGCGAGCACGGACTCGATTCCGTTCCCCTCGAATCCAAGCTCGACCGCTTCGCTCGCGCGGTCCTGCTTCCCGAGCAGGCGCTCCTGCGCGAGTGGCCGACTCTCGTCGAGACCTCGGGCGCACGGAGCGCCGCGATCCTCACCGCGAGCAGGTACCGAGTCGACTTCGCCTCGCTCGCCTCGCGCTTGCGGGAGCTCGACCTCGTCAGCCAGGACGACGACGCGGTGGTCCGCCAGTGCAAGCCGATCGCTGCGGACTACATCGAGCTCGATCTTCATGCTCCCCCCGAGGAGCTCACGGGGACGAGCGTGCCTCGGCAGTTCTCGAAGGCGGTGCTCGATCTGGTCAGGACCGAGCGGATCAGCCGCGAGCGCGGCCTGGACCTGCTGCGTCGAACTCTCGCGGAGGATGATCTTCCCGAGGTCCGCCCGCGGCGCGCCGACGAGATCTGGTCCTTCGTCTCATGA
- a CDS encoding nucleotide-binding protein, which yields MFDTGPMRHFAAEGWLGVLKFLAGDRPVVIPDAVERELRSAPGTVFDGLDLSSHTWIKVFRSTDLDFLSAVASFEDRLVADRKNVGECAVLALGQRFGCELVIDDAVARSVAREHGLRLTATVPLLCQGIRSKLLTLAMVESLVDDLLQGEYFLPFGRGGFRQHALETGLLEYEDI from the coding sequence GTGTTCGACACCGGACCGATGCGCCACTTCGCAGCGGAGGGCTGGCTGGGGGTCCTCAAGTTCCTCGCGGGAGACCGCCCGGTCGTCATCCCCGACGCCGTCGAGCGGGAGCTGCGCAGCGCGCCGGGAACCGTCTTCGACGGGCTCGATCTCTCGAGCCACACCTGGATCAAGGTCTTCCGGTCGACCGACCTGGACTTCCTGAGTGCTGTCGCGAGCTTCGAGGACAGGCTCGTCGCGGACCGGAAGAACGTGGGCGAGTGCGCGGTCCTGGCCCTGGGCCAGCGGTTCGGCTGCGAGCTGGTCATCGATGACGCCGTAGCCCGGTCCGTCGCGCGGGAGCACGGCCTCCGCTTGACCGCAACGGTTCCGCTGCTCTGCCAGGGGATACGGTCGAAGCTGCTCACGCTGGCGATGGTCGAATCGCTCGTGGACGATCTGCTGCAGGGCGAGTACTTCCTGCCGTTCGGGAGGGGCGGATTCAGGCAGCACGCGCTCGAGACCGGCCTTCTCGAGTACGAGGACATCTGA
- a CDS encoding TetR/AcrR family transcriptional regulator, with amino-acid sequence MTESPTTRDRILSATAALLAEGGRDAVSTRAISSAAGVQAPTIYRTFGDLRGLLDSVAAAGFASAQAEFDAVDAPADPVDALRAAWDHHIAFGLAEPHLYALMFTGRPGEESEAARLARGVLAGHVRAVAEAGRLTVEVEHAARLLQSAALGCTLTLASAPDDELSARSREAVLAAITTTEAGPTDPAARAFAAHAVALRTALPGVDGLSAAESALLDEWLLRLTR; translated from the coding sequence GTGACCGAGAGCCCGACGACCCGCGACCGCATCCTCAGCGCGACGGCGGCGCTGCTCGCGGAGGGCGGCCGCGACGCGGTCTCGACCCGCGCGATCAGCTCGGCGGCGGGCGTCCAGGCGCCCACCATCTACCGCACCTTCGGCGACCTCCGCGGCCTGCTCGACTCCGTCGCCGCCGCGGGCTTCGCCTCCGCCCAGGCCGAGTTCGACGCCGTCGACGCACCCGCCGACCCCGTCGACGCCCTCCGCGCCGCCTGGGACCACCACATCGCCTTCGGGCTCGCCGAGCCGCACCTCTACGCCCTGATGTTCACCGGGCGGCCGGGGGAGGAGTCCGAGGCGGCCCGCCTCGCCCGCGGCGTCCTCGCCGGCCACGTCCGCGCCGTCGCCGAGGCCGGCCGCCTCACCGTCGAGGTCGAGCACGCCGCCCGCCTGCTGCAGTCCGCCGCCCTCGGCTGCACGCTGACGCTGGCGTCCGCGCCGGACGACGAGCTCTCCGCCCGCTCCCGCGAGGCCGTCCTCGCCGCGATCACCACGACGGAGGCGGGCCCGACCGACCCCGCCGCCCGCGCCTTCGCCGCCCACGCGGTCGCCCTGCGCACCGCGCTGCCCGGCGTCGACGGCCTCAGCGCGGCCGAGAGCGCCCTCCTCGACGAGTGGCTCCTGCGCCTCACCCGCTGA